Proteins found in one Populus alba chromosome 14, ASM523922v2, whole genome shotgun sequence genomic segment:
- the LOC118046120 gene encoding SNF1-related protein kinase regulatory subunit beta-2 isoform X3, translated as MVMGNASGKGDGEGTSSSGVKYGGEEGYEQEDGMEFAAHGGVAPISYHHSQGVYAEAEPMVHSPPHNPVGYLQPPPLLTPQVPMAPLPRSGEMTHVPNYALVPNTTDFRGVVPENLRAVMITWSFDGKQVAVTGSWDNWNRREPLQRMGKDFIIMKMLPAGVYHYRFIVDENFRHVPDLPWEHDETGTAYNILDVQMKRDAFPATILSTRRENFLSLNFYLLLGYLSSISNYTTKINVLLTFPGMSQVAVISAYL; from the exons ATGG TGATGGGCAATGCTAGTGGAAAAGGTGATGGTGAAGGCACTTCATCATCAGGAGTTAAATATGGAGGAGAGGAGGGTTATGAGCAGGAGGACGGTATGGAGTTTGCTGCACATGGTGGGGTCGCACCTATTAGCTATCATCACAGTCAGGGTGTGTATGCAGAGGCAGAGCCCATGGTTCACTCTCCTCCTCATAATCCTGTGGGATACTTGCAGCCTCCTCCCTTGCTCACGCCACAG GTCCCCATGGCTCCATTACCAAGATCTGGTGAAATGACTCATGTGCCAAATTATGCTTTGGTGCCTAATACAACAGATTTTAGGGGTGTGGTTCCTGAGAATCTGAGAGCTGTGATGATAACATGGAGTTTTGATGGCAAGCAAGTAGCTGTGACTGGATCGTGGGATAATTGGAACAGGAG GGAACCCTTGCAGAGGATGGGTAAAGATTTCATTATTATGAAGATGCTACCAGCAGGTGTTTACCACTATCGCTTCATTGTTGATGAAAACTTTAGGCATGTTCCAGACTTACCATGGGAGCATGATGAAACGGGTACTGCTTACAATATTTTGGATGTGCAG ATGAAAAGAGATGCTTTTCCAGCCACGATACTCAGCACAAGGCGAGAAAACTTTTTATCCTTGAATTTCTATCTCTTGCTCGGGTATCTTTCTAGCATTTCTAATTATACAACCAAAATCAATGTATTACTGACATTTCCGGGTATGTCTCAAGTCGCTGTGATTTCAGCATATCtttga